One Drosophila subobscura isolate 14011-0131.10 chromosome U, UCBerk_Dsub_1.0, whole genome shotgun sequence DNA window includes the following coding sequences:
- the LOC117900778 gene encoding uncharacterized protein LOC117900778 gives MEILQPGHRLIVLGTIYMSVLMRGDAGRCFPVVTPECQDKTHNQENGVPSGVPEINHGGLLPDAQYIPRPGENQGGDLPDRQFIPPPVGDYGVPPADGNYGIPPADGNYGIPQQDGNYGTPPQNGKDPKCFYVRIREDFQHPPDYPEYVDIPDGHSVYERAGHRERDRMQVPDPYWVRPPKHKIRKKEI, from the exons ATGGAAATATTGCAGCCCGGACATAGGCTGATTGTCTTGGGGACTATCTATATGTCGGTCCTAATGCGCGGCGATGCTGGTCGATGCTTTCCTGTTGTCACCCCCGAATGCCAAGATAAAACACACAACCAAGAGAATGGTGTACCTTCTGGTGTACCAGAGATAAACCATGGTGGACTCTTACCAGACGCACAATATATACCCCGGCCAGGGGAAAACCAGGGGGGAGACTTACCAGACAGACAATTTATACCGCCACCAGTTGGAGACTATGGTGTACCCCCAGCGGATGGAAACTATGGTATACCCCCAGCGGATGGAAACTATGGTATACCCCAACAGGATGGAAACTATGGTACACCCccacaaaatggaaaagatCCAAAGTGCTTTTATGTGCGTATTCGGGAGGACTTTCAACATCCACCAGACTATCCAGAATATGTCGACATACCCGACGGTCATTCGGTATATGAGAGAGCAGGTCATAGGGAACGCGATCGGATGCAAGTGCCAGATCCCTATTGGGTTCGGCCACCAAAACACAAA ATACGGAAAAAGGAAATTTAG